A window of Castanea sativa cultivar Marrone di Chiusa Pesio chromosome 1, ASM4071231v1 contains these coding sequences:
- the LOC142612193 gene encoding tubulin alpha chain-like isoform X2 — translation MRECISIHIGQAGIQVGNACWELYCLEHGIQPDGQMPGDKTVGGGDDAFNTFFSETGAGKHVPRAVFLDLEPTVIDEVRTGTYRQLFHPEQLISGKEDAANNFARGHYTIGKEIVDLCLDRIRKLADNCTGLQGFLVFHAVGGGTGSGLGSLLLERLSVDYGKKSKLGFTVYPSPQVSTSVVEPYNSVLSTHSLLEHTDVSVLLDNEAIYDICRRSLDIERPTYTNLNRLISQVISSLTASLRFDGALNVDVTEFQTNLVPYPRIHFMLSSYAPVISAEKAYHEQLSVSEITNSAFEPSSMMAKCDPRHGKYMACCLMYRGDVVPKDVNAAVATIKTKRTIQFVDWCPTGFKCGINYQPPTVVPGGDLAKVQRAVCMISNSTSVAEVKESFQRLERIWLLWRRTMRKLGLSLLKEKMMKVMSIRVVGSVGVVFCQWTHWCEFRLKCCLMFYSFFRCIFMLV, via the exons atgaGAGAGTGCATCTCAATCCACATCGGTCAGGCCGGTATCCAAGTGGGTAATGCCTGCTGGGAACTCTACTGCCTTGAACATGGCATTCAG CCTGATGGACAAATGCCTGGTGACAAAACAGTTGGAGGCGGAGATGATGCCTTCAACACCTTTTTCAGTGAGACCGGCGCCGGGAAACACGTCCCTCGTGCCGTGTTCTTGGATCTGGAGCCCACTGTCATTGACGAGGTCAGGACCGGGACATACCGCCAGCTTTTCCACCCTGAACAACTCATCAGCGGCAAGGAAGATGCCGCCAACAACTTTGCTAGGGGCCATTACACAA TTGGGAAAGAGATTGTGGATCTGTGCCTTGATAGGATCAGGAAGCTAGCTGATAACTGCACTGGGCTTCAGGGGTTTTTGGTCTTCCACGCTGTTGGTGGAGGAACAGGTTCTGGGTTGGGGTCTCTGCTTCTTGAGAGGCTGTCTGTGGACTATGGAAAGAAATCAAAGCTGGGTTTCACTGTCTACCCATCCCCTCAAGTTTCAACCTCTGTTGTGGAACCTTATAACAGTGTTCTGTCCACTCACTCACTCCTGGAGCACACTGATGTCTCGGTGCTACTCGACAATGAAGCCATTTATGATATTTGCCGCAGATCATTGGACATCGAGAGACCCACTTACACCAATCTCAATAGGCTTATTTCTCAg GTGATTTCTTCATTGACTGCATCTCTGCGTTTTGATGGTGCATTGAATGTGGATGTGACAGAGTTTCAGACCAATTTGGTCCCATATCCAAGGATTCACTTCATGCTTTCATCATATGCACCAGTTATCTCAGCTGAGAAGGCTTACCACGAGCAGCTCTCTGTGTCTGAAATCACCAACAGTGCATTTGAGCCCTCGTCCATGATGGCTAAATGTGACCCTCGACATGGAAAATACATGGCTTGTTGTTTGATGTACAGAGGTGATGTGGTCCCCAAGGATGTGAATGCAGCTGTGGCCACCATCAAGACCAAGAGGACTATTCAGTTTGTTGATTGGTGCCCAACTGGGTTCAAGTGCGGTATCAATTACCAGCCTCCAACTGTGGTTCCTGGTGGTGACTTGGCTAAGGTTCAAAGGGCTGTTTGTATGATCTCCAACTCGACTAGTGTGGCTGAGGT GAAGGAGAGTTTTCAGAGGCTAGAGAGGATTTGGCTGCTTTGGAGAAGGACTATGAGGAAGTTGGGGCTGAGTCTGCTGAAGGAGAAGATGATGAAGGTGATGAGTATTAGGGTTGTGGGCAGTGTTGGTGTAGTGTTCTGCCAATGGACTCATTGGTGTGAATTTAGGCTTAAGTGCTGCCTTATGTTTTATAGTTTCTTTAGATGTATTTTTATGTTGGTTTAA
- the LOC142612193 gene encoding tubulin alpha chain-like isoform X1, whose protein sequence is MRECISIHIGQAGIQVGNACWELYCLEHGIQPDGQMPGDKTVGGGDDAFNTFFSETGAGKHVPRAVFLDLEPTVIDEVRTGTYRQLFHPEQLISGKEDAANNFARGHYTIGKEIVDLCLDRIRKLADNCTGLQGFLVFHAVGGGTGSGLGSLLLERLSVDYGKKSKLGFTVYPSPQVSTSVVEPYNSVLSTHSLLEHTDVSVLLDNEAIYDICRRSLDIERPTYTNLNRLISQVISSLTASLRFDGALNVDVTEFQTNLVPYPRIHFMLSSYAPVISAEKAYHEQLSVSEITNSAFEPSSMMAKCDPRHGKYMACCLMYRGDVVPKDVNAAVATIKTKRTIQFVDWCPTGFKCGINYQPPTVVPGGDLAKVQRAVCMISNSTSVAEVFSRIDHKFDLMYAKRAFVHWYVGEGMEEGEFSEAREDLAALEKDYEEVGAESAEGEDDEGDEY, encoded by the exons atgaGAGAGTGCATCTCAATCCACATCGGTCAGGCCGGTATCCAAGTGGGTAATGCCTGCTGGGAACTCTACTGCCTTGAACATGGCATTCAG CCTGATGGACAAATGCCTGGTGACAAAACAGTTGGAGGCGGAGATGATGCCTTCAACACCTTTTTCAGTGAGACCGGCGCCGGGAAACACGTCCCTCGTGCCGTGTTCTTGGATCTGGAGCCCACTGTCATTGACGAGGTCAGGACCGGGACATACCGCCAGCTTTTCCACCCTGAACAACTCATCAGCGGCAAGGAAGATGCCGCCAACAACTTTGCTAGGGGCCATTACACAA TTGGGAAAGAGATTGTGGATCTGTGCCTTGATAGGATCAGGAAGCTAGCTGATAACTGCACTGGGCTTCAGGGGTTTTTGGTCTTCCACGCTGTTGGTGGAGGAACAGGTTCTGGGTTGGGGTCTCTGCTTCTTGAGAGGCTGTCTGTGGACTATGGAAAGAAATCAAAGCTGGGTTTCACTGTCTACCCATCCCCTCAAGTTTCAACCTCTGTTGTGGAACCTTATAACAGTGTTCTGTCCACTCACTCACTCCTGGAGCACACTGATGTCTCGGTGCTACTCGACAATGAAGCCATTTATGATATTTGCCGCAGATCATTGGACATCGAGAGACCCACTTACACCAATCTCAATAGGCTTATTTCTCAg GTGATTTCTTCATTGACTGCATCTCTGCGTTTTGATGGTGCATTGAATGTGGATGTGACAGAGTTTCAGACCAATTTGGTCCCATATCCAAGGATTCACTTCATGCTTTCATCATATGCACCAGTTATCTCAGCTGAGAAGGCTTACCACGAGCAGCTCTCTGTGTCTGAAATCACCAACAGTGCATTTGAGCCCTCGTCCATGATGGCTAAATGTGACCCTCGACATGGAAAATACATGGCTTGTTGTTTGATGTACAGAGGTGATGTGGTCCCCAAGGATGTGAATGCAGCTGTGGCCACCATCAAGACCAAGAGGACTATTCAGTTTGTTGATTGGTGCCCAACTGGGTTCAAGTGCGGTATCAATTACCAGCCTCCAACTGTGGTTCCTGGTGGTGACTTGGCTAAGGTTCAAAGGGCTGTTTGTATGATCTCCAACTCGACTAGTGTGGCTGAGGTGTTCTCAAGGATTGATCATAAGTTTGATTTGATGTACGCGAAGAGGGCCTTCGTGCATTGGTATGTTGGTGAGGGTATGGAGGAAGGAGAGTTTTCAGAGGCTAGAGAGGATTTGGCTGCTTTGGAGAAGGACTATGAGGAAGTTGGGGCTGAGTCTGCTGAAGGAGAAGATGATGAAGGTGATGAGTATTAG
- the LOC142638915 gene encoding transcription factor ILI5-like: MSSRRLDSTIATEDEVKDLILELQALLSTEVDRSRTTKVLEEICNHIKKLQKEVDNLSKKICGLLGPPDTSSNVDFAEVLKLVMEL; encoded by the exons ATGTCTAGCAGAAgattagattctacaattgcAACAGAAGATGAGGTTAAAGATCTCATTCTAGAACTTCAAGCACTGTTATCCACTGAGGTGGACAGGAGCAGGACAACAAAG GTTCTGGAAGAGATTTGCAATCATATAAAGAAGCTGCAGAAAGAGGTCGACAACCTGAGCAAGAAAATATGTGGACTTCTTGGGCCTCCAGACACTAGTAGTAATGTTGATTTTGCTGAAGTCCTCAAGCTAGTAATGGAATTGTAG
- the LOC142622520 gene encoding uncharacterized protein LOC142622520 — MATSVSISILVLALWVLCTFTHSTTMVVAAKSSALELEAKALLESGWWSSKYTNGSSSSHCAWPGIYCNDGGSVIEIYMYEVYLGDKFRKFNFSSFPNLEDLNLYNTGLQGSIPPEIGTLSKLTYLSLSMNNLTGNLPLSLTNLTQLEYLLIDNNLISGSIPNILGNLKNLQILDLSANAFSGSIPHQLGNLKNLRYLDISRNKLTGELPPSLANLTQLDTFDISSNLIRGSIPKELGNLKNLYLLNLSNNTLTGPIPSTLSLLTGLLYLNLSSNEISGSIASEIRFLKNLEHLDLQQNKLTGPLPSFLWHLTNLNYLSLNSNQINGSIPAEIGNMKNLGTLSLAWNQISGSIPVEIANCPSLYNLTLSHNYLTGTISFDMRYFYLLQYLDLSYNNLCGSIPRTINHLTNLETLSLDRNQISGSIPMEITDCTSLKHLSLSHNFLTGNIPSLVGHLHSLNAIDLSHNNISGDIPFELRYLPSLELLDFSYNNLTGYIPIFSNHIKEINLSYNSLQGQIPDGYFNWTPYTFIGNKDLCGDIPGFPPCSPTASNSFSKKNSSPNNNKSIVHQIKIVVPLSFFLVFLLLGCIFLSRRGDKKTKSESSEPKNGDLFSIWNYDGKIAYEDIVEATKDFDISYCIGTGGYGSVYKAQLPSGKTVAVKKLHRLEAENPTFDKSFKNEVKMLVAIRHRNIVKLLGYCLHNRCMFLIYEYMERGSLFSVLSNDVEAMEFDWMKRMNVIKSIAHALCYMHHECVSAIVHRDITSNNILLNSKLEGFVSDFGMAKFLDPDSSNQTLVAGTYGYLAPELAYTMVVTEKCDVYSFGVVTLEILMGRHPGELMTSLSTSQSVMLNEILDQRLPPPNRLVAKDVFLVAAISFACLHTKPKSRPTMKWVSQEFLSHKKPVTNPLHSVSLWQLRNQENYTIGESETQ, encoded by the exons ATGGCTACCTCTGTCTCCATTTCCATTCTGGTATTAGCATTATGGGTTCTTTGTACATTCACGCACTCCACAACTATGGTTGTTGCAGCTAAGTCATCAGCGCTAGAACTAGAAGCGAAGGCTCTGCTGGAGAGTGGGTGGTGGAGTAGTAAATACACCAATGGCTCCTCCTCAAGTCATTGCGCGTGGCCTGGAATCTATTGCAATGATGGCGGAAGCGTCATAGAGATTTACATGTATGAGGTCTATCTGGGAGATAAGTTTCGAAAATTCAACTTCTCATCCTTCCCAAATTTAGAAGATCTTAATCTTTATAATACTGGACTCCAAGGAAGCATCCCGCCAGAGATTGGTACTCTTTCTAAACTCACCTATCTTTCTCTATCCATGAATAATCTCACAGGTAATTTGCCTCTTTCACTTACAAACCTCACTCAATTAGAGTATCTTCTCATCGACAATAATCTAATCAGTGGGTCCATCCCCAACATAttgggaaatttaaaaaatcttcaaatatTAGATCTAAGTGCAAATGCTTTCAGTGGGTCCATCCCACACCAATTGGGAAATTTAAAGAATCTTCGATATTTAGATATAAGTAGAAATAAACTCACCGGTGAGTTACCTCCTTCGCTTGCCAACCTCACTCAGTTAGACACATTTGACATTTCTTCTAACCTAATTAGGGGGTCCATTCCTAAAGAATTGGGAAATTTAAAGaatctttatcttttaaatCTGAGTAATAACACACTCACCGGGCCAATCCCTTCAACTCTGAGCCTTCTAACCGGTCTTTTGTATTTGAATCTGTCTTCTAATGAAATCAGCGGTTCTATAGCTTCAGAAATTAGATTTCTAAAGAACCTAGAACACTTGGACCTACAACAAAACAAGCTCACTGGTCCACTCCCTTCATTTCTATGGCATCTAACCAATTTAAACTATTTGTCTCTTAATTCGAACCAAATCAATGGTTCCATTCCCGCAGAAATCGGGAACATGAAGAATTTGGGAACTTTGTCCCTTGCTTGGAATCAAATCAGTGGCTCCATTCCTGTAGAAATAGCTAATTGCCCTTCGTTGTACAACTTAACTCTAAGCCACAACTACTTAACAGGAACCATTTCCTTTGACATGAGATACTTTTATTTGTTACAATATTTAGATCTTAGCTATAATAACCTTTGTGGTTCCATTCCTCGAACTattaatcatttaactaattTGGAAACTCTGTCCCTCGATAGGAATCAAATCAGTGGCTCCATCCCCATGGAAATAACAGATTGCACGAGCTTGAAACACTTGTCATTAAGCCACAACTTTTTAACTGGAAACATTCCCTCTCTCGTTGGTCATCTTCATTCCTTAAATGCTATTGACCTAAGTCATAACAATATCAGCGGAGATATTCCATTCGAACTTAGGTATTTGCCATCTTTAGAGCTCTTGGATTTTAGCTACAATAATCTTACCGGATACATTCCCATTTTTTCTAATcacataaaagaaataaacCTTTCATACAATTCATTGCAAGGTCAAATCCCAGATGGCTACTTTAATTGGACACCTTACACATTTATTGGCAACAAAGATTTATGTGGCGACATCCCAGGTTTCCCTCCTTGCTCTCCAACTGCTTCAaacagtttctcaaaaaaaaactcttccccaaacaataacaaatcaattgtccatcaaataaaaattgttgttcCCCTCAGCTTTTTCCTTGTGTTTTTACTTCTTGGGTGTATTTTCCTCTCTCGACGTGGGGATAAGAAAACTAAATCGGAGTCAAGTGAACCAAAGAATGGAGACTTATTTTCAATATGGAATTATGATGGAAAAATTGCATATGAAGACATTGTTGAAGCAACAAAGGACTTTGACATTAGCTACTGCATCGGGACAGGCGGTTATGGTAGTGTTTACAAAGCACAGTTGCCTAGTGGTAAAACAGTTGCCGTAAAGAAACTTCATCGCTTGGAGGCTGAGAACCCAACATTTGACAAGAGTTTCAAAAATGAGGTCAAAATGTTAGTAGCAATCCGACATCGAAATATTGTTAAACTTCTTGGCTACTGTTTGCATAATCGATGCATGTTTTTAATCTATGAGTATATGGAAAGGGGAAGCTTGTTTTCTGTCCTAAGCAATGATGTTGAGGCTATGGAATTTGATTGGATGAAGAGGATGAACGTCATCAAAAGTATAGCACATGCCTTATGTTACATGCATCATGAATGTGTTTCGGCAATTGTTCATCGAGATATAACTAGCAACAATATACTATTGAACTCTAAATTGGAGGGTTTTGTCTCTGATTTTGGCATGGCTAAATTTCTTGATCCTGATTCCTCCAATCAAACTTTAGTTGCTGGGACTTATGGTTATCTTGCTCcag AATTGGCCTATACTATGGTGGTGACTGAAAAATGTGATGTTTATAGCTTTGGAGTGGTGACATTAGAAATATTAATGGGAAGACATCCAGGCGAGCTCATGACATCGTTATCAACATCTCAAAGTGTGATGTTAAATGAAATATTAGACCAACGTCTCCCACCTCCAAACCGTTTGGTTGCAAAGGATGTTTTTCTTGTTGCTGCAATTTCATTTGCTTGCTTACACACTAAACCAAAGTCCAGGCCGACAATGAAATGGGTGTCCCAAGAATTTCTCTCTCACAAGAAACCAGTAACAAACCCCTTACATTCAGTTTCACTGTGGCAGCTGAGGAACCAAGAAAATTATACAATTGGAGAGAGTGAAACTCAATAA